A window of the Ipomoea triloba cultivar NCNSP0323 chromosome 14, ASM357664v1 genome harbors these coding sequences:
- the LOC116005187 gene encoding LOB domain-containing protein 16-like produces MAAAGSPCGACKFLRRKCAADCIFAPYFCSDQGPARFAAIHKVFGASNVSKMLMQVSVHERCDAVVTIDYEARARIKDPVYGCVAHIFALQQQVVSLQAQLMQVKAQLAQTLMTTGNQSWPSYTAGGGGGAGVFPAAVNSAGSPQSSMDSFEGYSEGLGFVKQEMAMVQNRDNNEDNYCYYGGNNNNNGSCNSRKRVSQTDLGELQALALRMMRN; encoded by the exons ATGGCTGCAGCCGGGTCTCCGTGCGGCGCGTGCAAGTTTCTCCGGCGAAAGTGCGCCGCGGACTGCATATTCGCGCCGTATTTTTGCTCCGACCAAGGCCCGGCTCGATTCGCCGCCATCCATAAGGTGTTTGGGGCCAGTAATGTTTCCAAAATGTTAATGCAAGTTTCGGTTCATGAGCGGTGCGATGCGGTTGTCACCATTGATTATGAAGCTCGAGCTAGGATCAAAGATCCTGTCTATGGCTGTGTCGCCCATATCTTTGCCTTGCAACAACag gtGGTGAGTTTGCAAGCTCAGCTGATGCAAGTGAAGGCTCAACTAGCTCAAACTTTGATGACCACCGGAAACCAGTCGTGGCCGAGTTACACGGcgggtggcggcggcggcgcaggGGTTTTTCCGGCGGCCGTGAACTCGGCAGGCTCGCCGCAGAGCTCCATGGATTCGTTCGAGGGTTACAGTGAAGGGTTAGGGTTTGTGAAGCAAGAAATGGCGATGGTGCAAAACAGGGATAATAATGAAGATAATTACTGTTATtatggtggtaataataataataatggcagTTGTAATAGTAGGAAGAGAGTTTCACAGACTGATTTGGGTGAGCTTCAAGCTTTGGCTCTTAGAATGATGAGAAATTGA